From Haemorhous mexicanus isolate bHaeMex1 chromosome 1, bHaeMex1.pri, whole genome shotgun sequence, one genomic window encodes:
- the HSBP1L1 gene encoding LOW QUALITY PROTEIN: heat shock factor-binding protein 1-like protein 1 (The sequence of the model RefSeq protein was modified relative to this genomic sequence to represent the inferred CDS: inserted 1 base in 1 codon) produces MAAADPPGAAELPQLAENLLCRLQENFEALTEKLTLRMEEMGERISDLEKRVADLMTEAGVENSDEELGLSAIYXGGSANSPQVCKPRLSIHREMCVA; encoded by the exons ATGGCGGCCGCCGATCCGCCGGGAGCCGCGGAGCTGCCGCAGCTg GCGGAAAATCTGCTCTGCCGGCTGCAGGAAAATTTCGAGGCTCTGACGGAGAAGCTGACGCTGAGAA TGGAAGAAATGGGCGAGCGCATCAGTGACCTTGAGAAGCGTGTTGCTGACCTGATGACAGAGGCTGGGGTAGAAAACAGTGATGAAGAATTGGGA CTGAGTGCAATAT AAGGGGGCAGTGCTAACTCACCCCAAGTGTGTAAACCGAGGCTGTCCATTCATAGGGAAATGTGTGTGGCTTGA